A genomic window from Mesosutterella faecium includes:
- a CDS encoding FecCD family ABC transporter permease: MKNSRFSTAKRGAGLMNAVFAALLVVVLLVSLSVGQYHVPVSQVFKILASCVFPSAFPDPTWSELDHNVIVSVRLPRAVAAIVVGGALSAAGAVFQGIFRNPLASPYTLGVSNGAGFGAALAIMLVGTTVAVQGSAMLFALLAVWLALKFGGRARNSTVTLILAGVVVGSLFAALISLLKFLADPFDKLPAIVFWLMGSLSAVNNTALLASIPVLLIAMALLMLYAWRLNILCVGDAEARSYGVDVSRDRTIVIACCSVLAAVSVGMAGVIGWIGLVIPHLSRCFTGPDFRRLLPVSILLGGAYLLTIDDLCRTLSSAEIPLGVVTALIGTPVFAWFMVKEKVNW; the protein is encoded by the coding sequence ATGAAGAATTCACGCTTTTCCACAGCAAAGCGGGGCGCCGGACTCATGAACGCGGTCTTTGCCGCGCTGCTGGTCGTGGTGCTCCTCGTCTCGCTTTCGGTTGGCCAGTACCACGTGCCGGTTTCCCAGGTTTTCAAAATCCTCGCCTCCTGCGTCTTCCCCAGCGCGTTTCCCGATCCCACCTGGAGCGAGCTCGACCACAACGTCATCGTCTCGGTGAGGCTGCCGCGGGCGGTGGCCGCGATCGTGGTGGGCGGGGCGCTCTCGGCCGCAGGCGCGGTCTTCCAGGGCATCTTCCGCAACCCGCTGGCCTCCCCCTATACGCTCGGGGTCTCCAACGGCGCGGGCTTTGGCGCGGCGCTTGCCATCATGCTGGTGGGCACCACGGTGGCCGTGCAGGGCTCGGCGATGCTTTTCGCGCTGCTCGCGGTCTGGCTCGCCCTTAAGTTCGGCGGCCGCGCCCGCAACTCCACCGTGACTCTCATTCTCGCCGGCGTCGTGGTGGGAAGCCTCTTTGCGGCGCTGATTTCGCTGCTCAAGTTTCTGGCCGACCCGTTTGACAAGCTCCCGGCGATCGTCTTCTGGCTGATGGGCAGCCTCTCCGCGGTGAACAACACCGCGCTGCTCGCCTCGATTCCGGTGCTGCTCATCGCGATGGCGCTTCTGATGCTCTACGCCTGGAGGCTCAACATCCTCTGCGTGGGCGATGCCGAGGCGCGCTCCTACGGCGTCGACGTATCGCGGGACCGCACGATCGTGATCGCCTGCTGCAGCGTGCTCGCTGCGGTCTCCGTCGGAATGGCGGGCGTGATCGGCTGGATCGGGCTCGTGATCCCGCATCTGTCGCGCTGCTTCACCGGCCCGGACTTCAGGCGGCTGCTGCCGGTGTCGATCCTGCTGGGCGGCGCCTACCTGCTCACGATCGACGACCTCTGCAGGACGCTTTCCTCGGCGGAGATCCCGCTGGGCGTCGTGACGGCGCTCATCGGCACGCCGGTCTTTGCCTGGTTCATGGTGAAGGAAAAGGTGAACTGGTAG
- a CDS encoding Hsp20/alpha crystallin family protein, translated as MASVPTIFEDSPFGAFDPFDVFSGVRFPDPAESVFGKHADRVMKTDVRETDKGYTLMMDLPGFKKDEISAELKDGYLTISAQKDKSREEKMEGRLIRSERSTGACSRTFYVGEGVKQEDCSASFEDGILTINVPKASALQPQTQKIAIQ; from the coding sequence ATGGCTTCAGTTCCGACTATCTTTGAAGATTCTCCGTTCGGCGCTTTTGACCCCTTTGATGTTTTCTCCGGCGTTCGGTTCCCGGATCCTGCCGAGAGCGTTTTTGGCAAGCATGCTGACCGCGTGATGAAAACGGATGTTCGCGAGACCGACAAGGGCTATACCCTCATGATGGATCTGCCCGGATTCAAGAAAGACGAAATTTCCGCTGAGCTCAAGGACGGCTATCTCACGATCTCGGCTCAGAAAGACAAGAGCCGCGAGGAAAAGATGGAAGGGCGGCTTATCCGCTCGGAGCGCAGCACCGGCGCCTGTAGCCGCACGTTCTACGTGGGCGAGGGCGTGAAGCAGGAGGACTGCAGCGCTTCCTTTGAAGACGGCATCCTGACGATCAATGTCCCGAAGGCTTCTGCTCTGCAGCCTCAGACCCAGAAGATCGCGATTCAGTAA
- a CDS encoding ABC transporter substrate-binding protein: MTLKISRRVLLSGLAAAFSLGIAFSGVPAAAAPAAGSCTLVDQMHRTVKLPARVNRIVVLQHHSLDILAELGATDRVVGVMQKWDNLLDSSFADIMPRIKTLPEPGSLKSASVEQVAALKPDLVVVSNQMPRETVDRLTALGIPVMAITLYVADKEQASTIHPSLVNPDAAYTEGLKQAIELLARATGTEKRGAELWKTVETNRRIVTSHLKRVPENKRIRVFMANEKGFTYGTGKYVGAAMARAGAKNVAETLKGYKQVTPEQVAAWNPQVIFVQSRYREILDQIRRDPAWKGIDTVKNNRLVLAPDYTKPWGNPAPESMALGEVWLAKTLYPEHFRDVNLDRMVNDFYKKFYGISYKKH, from the coding sequence ATGACGCTTAAAATCTCGCGCCGTGTGCTTTTAAGCGGGCTTGCCGCCGCGTTCTCCCTGGGGATCGCCTTCTCGGGCGTTCCCGCCGCCGCGGCCCCGGCCGCCGGCAGCTGCACGCTCGTCGACCAGATGCACCGCACGGTGAAGCTCCCCGCCCGCGTGAACCGGATCGTGGTCCTGCAGCACCACTCCCTGGACATCCTCGCGGAGCTTGGCGCGACCGACCGCGTCGTGGGCGTCATGCAGAAGTGGGACAACCTCCTCGACTCGAGCTTCGCCGACATCATGCCGCGGATCAAGACGCTGCCCGAGCCCGGGTCGCTCAAGAGCGCGAGCGTCGAGCAGGTGGCGGCCCTCAAGCCCGACCTCGTCGTGGTCTCCAACCAGATGCCCAGGGAGACGGTCGACCGCCTGACCGCGCTTGGCATCCCCGTGATGGCGATCACGCTCTACGTCGCCGACAAGGAGCAGGCCTCCACCATCCACCCGAGTCTCGTGAATCCGGACGCGGCTTACACCGAGGGCCTCAAGCAGGCGATCGAACTCCTCGCCCGCGCGACCGGCACCGAAAAGCGCGGCGCGGAGCTCTGGAAGACGGTTGAGACCAACCGCCGGATCGTGACCTCGCACCTGAAGCGCGTGCCCGAGAACAAGCGCATCCGCGTCTTCATGGCAAACGAGAAGGGCTTCACCTACGGCACCGGCAAGTACGTCGGGGCCGCCATGGCCCGCGCCGGCGCGAAGAACGTGGCCGAGACGCTCAAGGGCTACAAGCAGGTGACCCCCGAGCAGGTCGCGGCCTGGAACCCGCAGGTGATCTTCGTGCAGAGCCGCTACCGCGAGATCCTGGACCAGATCCGCAGGGACCCGGCCTGGAAGGGAATCGACACGGTGAAGAACAACCGCCTCGTGCTCGCCCCCGACTACACCAAGCCCTGGGGCAATCCCGCGCCCGAGTCCATGGCGCTGGGCGAGGTGTGGCTCGCGAAGACGCTCTATCCGGAGCATTTCCGCGACGTGAACCTCGACCGGATGGTGAACGACTTCTACAAGAAGTTCTACGGCATTTCCTACAAGAAGCACTGA
- a CDS encoding ABC transporter ATP-binding protein produces MKISVENLHFSYPGSSREILKGLSLQCETPGECCVLGVNGAGKSTLLKCMAGQEKPGSGRVLIDGRPIREFSVAEFARRVAYIPQSHNPTFPFSVLDVAVMGRAAYLPRFATPGPRDFEIAREKLEFLKIGYLEKKLYTEISGGERQLVMLAAALTQEPKLLLLDEPTAHLDFGNQHRFLMVLQRLVNEGMGVIMTSHFPDHALYLGGMTAVLKDGVFAFCGPSSEAITTERLTSLYGLPVTVVGIPGSSRRTCVPGEL; encoded by the coding sequence ATGAAAATTTCTGTTGAGAATCTGCATTTTTCCTATCCCGGCAGCAGCCGGGAGATCCTGAAGGGGCTTTCCCTCCAGTGCGAAACCCCGGGCGAGTGCTGCGTCCTCGGCGTGAACGGCGCAGGCAAGTCGACGCTTTTAAAGTGCATGGCCGGGCAGGAAAAGCCCGGCTCGGGCCGCGTCCTGATCGACGGCCGGCCGATCCGGGAGTTTTCGGTCGCCGAATTCGCGCGCCGCGTGGCCTACATTCCGCAGTCGCACAACCCGACCTTCCCCTTTTCCGTGCTCGACGTCGCGGTGATGGGGCGCGCGGCCTATCTGCCGCGGTTTGCGACCCCGGGGCCGCGCGATTTCGAGATCGCCCGCGAGAAGCTCGAGTTCCTGAAGATCGGGTACCTTGAAAAGAAGCTCTACACCGAGATCTCGGGCGGCGAGCGGCAGCTCGTGATGCTCGCCGCGGCTCTTACCCAGGAGCCGAAGCTGCTGCTTCTTGACGAGCCGACCGCGCACCTCGACTTCGGCAACCAGCACCGCTTCCTCATGGTGCTCCAGCGCCTGGTCAACGAAGGCATGGGCGTCATCATGACGAGCCACTTTCCGGACCACGCGCTCTATCTGGGCGGCATGACCGCTGTGCTCAAGGACGGGGTCTTCGCCTTCTGCGGGCCCTCGTCGGAGGCGATCACCACGGAGCGGCTCACGTCGCTCTACGGGCTGCCCGTGACGGTGGTCGGAATTCCGGGCTCGAGCCGCAGGACCTGCGTGCCCGGGGAGCTTTGA
- a CDS encoding class I SAM-dependent methyltransferase — protein sequence MKNPEGPQSGLMRRIDAYWSGRAREFSSTRMKEYGGRLRGLYEEVILPLVPSGAKFALDLGTGAGFFALLLAQKGLRVTGVDYSEAMLEQARCNARARGLSIEFRQMDAQALDFPDESFDFVFSRNVTWTLPRPELAYEGVARVLKRGGVFVNIDANYGRTFRVADQAGEPPVHPGQTAAQLRERNDIAERLPVTDRDRPDWDISVLKKAGLRLRALDRDLSLRLSDPDQMVIVTGAKGHVSRLFLIAMEKI from the coding sequence ATGAAGAACCCCGAAGGCCCGCAGTCCGGGCTCATGCGTCGGATCGACGCCTACTGGTCGGGCCGCGCCCGCGAGTTCAGCTCGACCCGCATGAAGGAGTACGGCGGAAGACTGCGCGGTCTCTACGAGGAGGTGATCCTGCCGCTTGTTCCTTCCGGGGCGAAGTTCGCGCTCGACCTGGGCACGGGCGCGGGATTTTTCGCGCTGCTTCTTGCGCAGAAAGGCCTGCGGGTGACCGGGGTCGACTATTCCGAGGCCATGCTCGAGCAGGCGCGCTGCAATGCCCGGGCGCGTGGCCTTTCCATTGAGTTTCGGCAGATGGACGCGCAGGCGCTTGATTTTCCTGACGAGAGCTTTGATTTCGTCTTCTCGCGCAACGTGACATGGACCTTGCCGCGGCCTGAACTCGCCTATGAAGGCGTTGCGCGCGTCCTGAAGCGCGGCGGCGTCTTCGTCAACATCGACGCAAACTACGGCAGGACATTCCGGGTGGCGGATCAGGCCGGAGAGCCGCCCGTGCATCCGGGACAGACCGCCGCTCAGCTTCGCGAGCGAAACGACATCGCCGAGCGTCTCCCCGTCACGGATCGGGATCGTCCTGACTGGGACATCAGCGTTCTTAAAAAGGCGGGACTCAGGCTTCGCGCCCTGGACCGGGATCTGTCGCTCAGACTGAGCGATCCTGACCAGATGGTGATCGTCACCGGGGCGAAGGGGCATGTGTCCCGGCTTTTTCTCATCGCGATGGAAAAAATCTGA
- a CDS encoding RibD family protein, with the protein MAKPYIVCHMMMSADGRIDCAMTSKIRGVDEYYGTLRALEADSTVSGRTTAELEMALPGKFESKSGEPYGHSGFSRNRSAGGYEIVADSEGTLLWPDQVNAAKPLLVLTSEKVGKEYLDYLDSRRISWIACGKSKVDLVHAMDILTREFAVRRLAVVGGGTINGAFLDAGLLDEVSLLIGPAIDGRKGMASVFDGIAGDREPFGLTLKSLKQYGDGAVWLRYEVEK; encoded by the coding sequence ATGGCTAAGCCCTATATCGTCTGCCACATGATGATGTCCGCAGACGGCCGCATTGACTGCGCGATGACCTCGAAGATCAGAGGCGTCGATGAATATTACGGGACTCTCCGGGCGCTCGAGGCCGACAGCACCGTAAGCGGCCGGACCACCGCAGAGCTTGAAATGGCGCTGCCGGGAAAGTTTGAATCAAAGTCGGGCGAGCCCTACGGCCACTCGGGCTTTTCAAGGAACCGCAGCGCCGGAGGCTACGAGATCGTTGCGGACAGCGAGGGGACGCTTCTCTGGCCGGATCAGGTGAATGCGGCAAAGCCGCTTCTAGTTCTTACGAGCGAAAAAGTCGGGAAAGAGTACCTCGATTACCTGGACTCGCGGCGGATTTCCTGGATCGCCTGCGGGAAAAGCAAAGTCGATCTCGTCCACGCGATGGATATCCTCACCCGAGAATTCGCGGTCAGGCGGCTGGCCGTCGTAGGCGGCGGCACGATCAACGGAGCGTTCCTCGACGCTGGTCTTCTAGATGAAGTGAGCCTTCTCATCGGCCCCGCGATCGACGGGAGAAAAGGGATGGCCTCCGTGTTCGACGGCATTGCCGGGGACCGGGAGCCCTTCGGGCTCACGCTCAAGTCTCTCAAGCAGTATGGAGACGGCGCGGTCTGGCTTCGCTACGAAGTGGAGAAATGA